Sequence from the Rhodococcus jostii RHA1 genome:
GGCGCGAGATCGAGGTCCTGGAGCACCTGCTCCGGCGGGCGACGGCCGACACGGTCCGCACCCGGCTCGGCGGCATCGACCTGGCGGAACTCGTGGACGCGGTCGAGCAGGGCGACCCGGTGGTGACCGGTGAGCGGATCACGGCGAAGGCGCTGCTGAACGAGCTGCCCGAACTCGAGGTCCTCGACGAGCTGGCAGAGCGTCTCGGCGCGGAGTCCGACGGCGAGAGGGCCGCGGCCGCCGAGTTCGCCCTCGAAGGGCTGTACCTGGCGCGGCGGATCTCGAAGAACCCGGACATCAACGGGCAGACGGTGTATTCGTAATGACCCGCAAGGCGGAGCGCGGACCGCACAACGCGCGGTACGGGCCGTACGAGGGTGGTGATCCGCTGGCACCGCCGGTGGACCTGCGCGAGGCCCTGGCCGCGATCGGCGACGACGTGTTCGCGGGCACGTCGCCGCGGCAGGCGCTGCGCGAGATGCTCCGGCGCGGCAACCGGGACATGCGCGGCCTGGACGAGCTTGCGGCCGAGGCCAATCGGCGTCGCCGTGAGCTGCTGAAGCGGAACAACCTGAACGGCACACTCGAAGAGGTCCGGGAACTCCTCGACCGCGCGGTGCTCGAGGAACGCAAGACACTGGCCCGCGCGCTCGACGACGACGCCCGCTTCTCCGAGATGCGCCTCGAGGAACTGTCGCCGTCCACCGCGCAGGCCGTGCAGGAACTCGCCGACTACGACTGGCGCAGTTCGGAGGCCCGCGAGGACTACGAGAAGATCCGGGACCTCCTGGGCCGAGAGGTGCTGGACCAGCGGTTCGCCGGCATGAAACAGGCCCTCGAGGGTGCCACGGAAGAAGACCGCGAACGCATCCGCGAGATGCTCACCGATCTCAACGACCTGCTGGACAAGCACTCCCGCGGTGAGGACACGCAGGAACAGTTCGACGAGTTCATGGACAAGCACGGGGAATACTTCCCCGAGGACCCGCAGAACGTCGAGGAACTGCTCGACTCACTGGCGCAGCGGGCGGCGGCGGCGCAGCGCCTGCGGAACTCCCTGTCGCAGGAGCAGCGCGACGAACTTGATGCACTGGCGCAGCAGGCGTTCGGCGATCCGTCGCTGATCGGACAGCTGGACCGGCTGGACCAGCATCTGCAGGCCGCGCGCCCGGGTGAGGACTGGCAGGGCGCGCAGCGGTTCCGCGGCGACGACGGCATGGGCCTGGGCGAGGGCACCGGGGCGTTGCAGGACATCGCGGAACTCGAGTCGCTCGCCGAGCAACTGTCGCAGCAGTATGCGGGCGCACAACTCGACGACATCGATGCGGACTCTCTGGCGCGGCAACTCGGCGACGAGGCGGCGGCCGATGCGCAGACCCTCGCCGAACTCGAGAAGGCCCTGCGCGATCAGGGCTTCTTCGACCGCGGGGCGGACGGCCAGTGGCGCCTGTCGCCCAAGGCGATGCGGCAACTCGGTCAGACGGCTCTGCGGGACGTGGCGCAGCAGCTGTCTTCGCGTGGCGGGCAACGGGAGACGCGCCGCGCCGGGGCGATGGGGGAGCCGACCGGAGCGTCCCGAGAATGGGCGTTCGGCGACACCGAGCCGTGGGACGTCACGCGCACGATCACCAACGCCGTGCTGCGGGCGGCGTCCGATCCGGTCGAGCGCGGTCGCGTCCCCGTCCGGTTGTCCGTGTCGGACGTGGAGGTGATGGAGACCGAGCAGCGGTCGCAGGCGGCGGTCGCGCTGCTGGTCGACACGTCGTTCTCGATGGTGATGGAGGGCCGGTGGGTGCCGATGAAACGCACCGCCCTCGCCCTGAACCACTTGGTGAGCACCCGGTTCCGCAGCGACGAACTGCAGCTCATCTCGTTCGGCAGGCACGCGCAGGTGCTGACGCCGTCGGAGCTGGCCGGCCTGGACGGCGCGTGGGACCAGGGCACCAATCTGCATCACGCGCTGCTGCTGGCGGCCCGCCATCTGCGCCGGCACCCCAACGCCCAGCCGGTGGTCCTGATCGTCACCGACGGTGAGCCGACGGCCCACCTCGAGCCGGACGGCTTCGCGTACTTCGACTACCCGCCGAGCGCCCGGACCCTCGGTCTGACGGTCCGGGAACTCGACACCCTCGCCCGCCTCGGCGCTCACGTCACGTTCTTCCGGCTCGGTGAGGATCCCGGTCTCGCGCGGGTGGTGGACCGGATGGCCGAGCGGGTCGGCGGACGCGTCGTGGCGCCCGGGCTGGACGGTCTGGGCGCGGCCGTCGTCAGCGACTACATGCGTCGCCGCCGCTAGCCCGTGAGTACTTGTTAACCGCCCGCGGTTAAGAAGTACTCACAGGCGCGTCAGCGCACGGCGGGCTGATGCTGGGTGATGCAGTGAATTCCGCCGCCGCGCGCGAAGAGCGGGCGGGCGTCGACCGACACGACCGTGCGTCCGGGGTAGGCCGCCGACAGGATCGCGACCGCTTCCTCGTCCGCGGGATCGTCGAAGCTGCACGCGATGACGCCGCCGTTGACGACGAAATGGTTGATGTAGCTGTAGTCGACGAAACCCTCCTCGTCGCGCAGGACCGTCGGCGCGGGGACGGTGATGATCTCCCACGACTCACCGCGGGCGTCGGTGGTCTGCTTCAGCAGGTCGATGACGGCCTTGCTGACCTCGAAGTCGGGGTGTTCGGGGTTCCGCTGGTCGTGCACCAGGACGACGCCCGGTGACGGGATGGCGGCGACGATGTCGACATGTCCGCGCGTGCCGTACGTGTCCTGGTCCCGGGTCAGTCCGCGCGGTAGCCAGATGACCTTCGTGGCACCGATCGTCCGGGCGAGCTCGGCCTCGATGTCGGCTTTCGACAGTTCGGGGTTGCGGCCGGGGTCGAGTTGCACGGTCTCGGTCACCAGCACGGTGCCGAGGCCGTCGACCTGGATGCCGCCGCCCTCGTTGACGATGGGCGAGTCGACGAGTTCGGCCCCGGACCGCTCGACCACCAGTGCGCCGATCTTCGAGTCCTTGTCCCACTGGGCCCAGTCCTGGCCGCCCCAGCCGTTGAAGATCCAGTCGACGCCGCCGAGGCGCCCGTCCTCGGACAGCACGAATGTGGGTCCGATGTCGCGCATCCAGGCGTCGTTCAGCGGCGCCTCGACGATGTCGATGTCGGCGGACAGGTATTCCTTGGCTGCGGACACCTGTCCGGGGTCGACGACGACGGTGACGGGCTCGAACCGGGCGACGGCGTGCGCCACCTCGGCCCACGTGGTGCGTGCCTCGTGGTGTTCCTCGGGGGTGTCGCCCAGGGAGTAGCCCTCACTGGGGTAGGCCATCCAGGTGCGTTCGTGCAGTTCGCCTTCCGCGGGCATGCGCCAGGTCATCAGGCCCTCCCGAACGGGGAGGCGTGATCGACCGGCTCGGTGAGGACGCCGTACGTGTCGGGGCGCCGGGTGGCCAGGAACGGGAACAGGGCCAGCCAGTCTTCGCGCTGCTGCAGGTCGAGGTCGGCGACGAGGACTGCGGATTCGTCGCGGGGGGCCTGCGCGAGGATCCGGCCGTAGGGGTCGGAGATGAACGACGAGCCGTAGAACGTGATGAGGCCTTCGCTGCCGTGGCGGTTGGGCACCACCATGAAGGTGCCGTTCGCGATGCCGTTGCCGACGATCACCTGCTGCCACAGCGGCTGGGTGTCGAACTGCGGGTGGTCGGGCTCGGAGCCGATCGCGGTGGGGTACACCAGGATCTCGGCGCCGCCGAGCGAGTACGCGCGGGCGACCTCGGGGAACCACTCGTCCCAGCACGTCGGCAGTCCGAGCTTCACCCCGCCGAGTGCCTCGGCGGTGTGGACGGGGTACGGATCGGTTGCGGGACCGCCGCGGAAGTAGGTGTCCTCGTAGTAGCCGGCGGTGACGGGAATGTGCAGCTTGCGGGTGCGCGCGAGCAGTTCACCGGAGGGGGCGACGAGGATGGCCGTGTTGAACCCGAGACCGTCCTCGTACTGCACGCCGTCCTCGGAGTCGTTCCGCTCGTACAGCGACGCGTGGACGAGGACGCCGTGTTCCGCGGCGGCCTTGGCGGCGAACGTGAACGTGGGGCCGGTGAGGAGGTCCTCGGCGGTACGTCCCGGGTTGTCGCCACCCGGCGTCGACGCGGGGTAGCGGCTCAGTGTGAGTTCGGGGAGGAACACCACGCGCGCGCCGAGTTTCGCTGCCGCGGCGATGCCCTCGTCGAGTTCGGCCCGCAGGTCCTCGTCGTTGTCGTGCCAGCGGTGCTGGACGAGGCCGACGCGGAGCGGGGTGCGTCCCGTCTCGCGCGTCCTCGACAGGGACTCGGGAGGGGTGAGGGCGGTAATCGTCAACATTGTGTTTCCTCGGATGTTCGGTTCGGCGAGCGCCTAAAACGAATTGGATTCGTTAAGTATGGTGGGTGAATGCTCGGCGATCAAGGGGTGGGGCGTGACGATTTCGATTCCTTCGGTATCCACCCTGGTCGCCGGTGACACACACCGACCAGGAGGGCACCCATGCCACGGCCATCACAGCGACTGCTGTCGCCGGAGATCATCACCGAAGCTGCCATGCGCATGGTGGACCTCACCGGTGATTTCACGATGCCGGGTCTCGCCGAACGGCTGAAGGTGCGGCCCTCCTCGCTGTACAACCACGTGTCCGGGAGGGCGGAGATCATCGAATTGATGCGTGCCCGCATGATGGCGGGCATCGTGGTGGCGGACCCCGACGGCAAGTGGAGCGAGACGGTGGCCGGCCTGGCGCGCGAGTATCGGCGCAACTACGCCGAGCATCCTCGGCTGATTCCTCTGTTCACCGCGCACACAGTGCAGTCCGGTGTGGCTTTCGGGCTGTACAACGCGCTGGCGCAGGCATTCTCGGACGGTGGCTTCACGCCCGAGGAGATTCTGCACGCCATCACGACGGTCGACAGCTTCGTGCTGGGGTCGGCGCTGGACCTCGCCGCCCCCGAAGTGGTCTGGGCGACCGCTCCGGAGGCGAACGAGGCCATGCTGGCCGCCCTCGCCACGTCCGGGCCGAACCCCGGACGGGCGGATGCAGCATTCGAGTTCGGGCTGCGGACGCTTATCGCGGGCTTGGTGGCGCAGGCTCCGATCGAGCCGTGAGATCGCCCTCGTCCCGCAACGCGGACGTGTCGCGGTTGAGGGTCTCGCCCCGGAAGAAGGCGGGACTGCGGAAGCGCATGATCATCATCAGCACGGCGCCGAGCAGGAGGATGCCGAAGCCGAGGAAGAAGACGAGGCCGATGCC
This genomic interval carries:
- a CDS encoding agmatine deiminase family protein: MTWRMPAEGELHERTWMAYPSEGYSLGDTPEEHHEARTTWAEVAHAVARFEPVTVVVDPGQVSAAKEYLSADIDIVEAPLNDAWMRDIGPTFVLSEDGRLGGVDWIFNGWGGQDWAQWDKDSKIGALVVERSGAELVDSPIVNEGGGIQVDGLGTVLVTETVQLDPGRNPELSKADIEAELARTIGATKVIWLPRGLTRDQDTYGTRGHVDIVAAIPSPGVVLVHDQRNPEHPDFEVSKAVIDLLKQTTDARGESWEIITVPAPTVLRDEEGFVDYSYINHFVVNGGVIACSFDDPADEEAVAILSAAYPGRTVVSVDARPLFARGGGIHCITQHQPAVR
- a CDS encoding vWA domain-containing protein, with translation MTRKAERGPHNARYGPYEGGDPLAPPVDLREALAAIGDDVFAGTSPRQALREMLRRGNRDMRGLDELAAEANRRRRELLKRNNLNGTLEEVRELLDRAVLEERKTLARALDDDARFSEMRLEELSPSTAQAVQELADYDWRSSEAREDYEKIRDLLGREVLDQRFAGMKQALEGATEEDRERIREMLTDLNDLLDKHSRGEDTQEQFDEFMDKHGEYFPEDPQNVEELLDSLAQRAAAAQRLRNSLSQEQRDELDALAQQAFGDPSLIGQLDRLDQHLQAARPGEDWQGAQRFRGDDGMGLGEGTGALQDIAELESLAEQLSQQYAGAQLDDIDADSLARQLGDEAAADAQTLAELEKALRDQGFFDRGADGQWRLSPKAMRQLGQTALRDVAQQLSSRGGQRETRRAGAMGEPTGASREWAFGDTEPWDVTRTITNAVLRAASDPVERGRVPVRLSVSDVEVMETEQRSQAAVALLVDTSFSMVMEGRWVPMKRTALALNHLVSTRFRSDELQLISFGRHAQVLTPSELAGLDGAWDQGTNLHHALLLAARHLRRHPNAQPVVLIVTDGEPTAHLEPDGFAYFDYPPSARTLGLTVRELDTLARLGAHVTFFRLGEDPGLARVVDRMAERVGGRVVAPGLDGLGAAVVSDYMRRRR
- a CDS encoding TetR/AcrR family transcriptional regulator, with protein sequence MPRPSQRLLSPEIITEAAMRMVDLTGDFTMPGLAERLKVRPSSLYNHVSGRAEIIELMRARMMAGIVVADPDGKWSETVAGLAREYRRNYAEHPRLIPLFTAHTVQSGVAFGLYNALAQAFSDGGFTPEEILHAITTVDSFVLGSALDLAAPEVVWATAPEANEAMLAALATSGPNPGRADAAFEFGLRTLIAGLVAQAPIEP
- a CDS encoding nitrilase-related carbon-nitrogen hydrolase encodes the protein MLTITALTPPESLSRTRETGRTPLRVGLVQHRWHDNDEDLRAELDEGIAAAAKLGARVVFLPELTLSRYPASTPGGDNPGRTAEDLLTGPTFTFAAKAAAEHGVLVHASLYERNDSEDGVQYEDGLGFNTAILVAPSGELLARTRKLHIPVTAGYYEDTYFRGGPATDPYPVHTAEALGGVKLGLPTCWDEWFPEVARAYSLGGAEILVYPTAIGSEPDHPQFDTQPLWQQVIVGNGIANGTFMVVPNRHGSEGLITFYGSSFISDPYGRILAQAPRDESAVLVADLDLQQREDWLALFPFLATRRPDTYGVLTEPVDHASPFGRA